The Acidovorax sp. RAC01 genomic sequence GTCACGCGTTCCAGGCCCGCCACGGCGCGCAGCAGCGTGGTCTTGCCGCAGCCCGAAGGCCCGATGAGCACGCCGATATCGCCCGCGTGCAGGCCCAGCGTCACGCCCTGCACGGCGGCCTGGCTGCGGCCTGCGTAGCGCACTTCGAGTTGGGAGACCTCAAGAAACATCACTGCATTTTAGGCGGGTGTTCTGAATGCTTAAAATTCGCATTTGCATTCCTGAGCGCTGCGTGGCACCTGCCAGCGGCCGGCATGCGTCCTGTTCCCTGCCGAGCCTTCCCCCTTGCGCCCCATCTCCATCGCCTTTCGCACCGTGCTGCTGATCCTGTTCGCGGGATTCCTGGCGCTGCCCGTGCTGGCCGTGCTGGCATCGTGGCTGCCCTGGGGCCAGGGCGACGGTCAGGCCGGGCAGATCCTGCGCGAAATGGCGGCTACCGTGCTGCCGCGCTATGCGGGCACCACGCTGTGGCTGGCGCTGCTGGTGGCGGCGGGCGCAGCGGTGGTGGGCACCTGCACCGCGGCGGCGGTCACGCTGTTTGATTTTCCGGGCCGGCGCACGTTTGAATGGCTGCTGCTGCTGCCGCTGGCCATGCCCGCCTATGTCACGGCGTATGCGTACACCGATTTCCTGCAGTTCAGCGGGCCGCTGCAGGTCGGCCTGCGCAGCACCTTCGGGCTGGAGGGGCGCGTGCTGCCCGAGATCCGCAGCCTGGGTGGGGCGGTGTGGGTGTTCATCTTCAGCCTGTACCCGTATGTGTACCTGCTGGCGCGCACCGCGCTGGGCGAGCGCGCCGCGCACCTGATGGAGGCCGCCCGCCTGCTGGGCGCGCCGCTGCCGCGCCGCATTCGTGCCGTGGCGTTGCCGCTGGCGCGCCCGGCCGTGGCCGCCGGTGTAGCCCTCGTGCTCATGGAAACCCTGGCCGACTTCGGCGTCTCCAGCTACTTCGGCATCCAGACCTTTACCACCGGCATCTACAAGGCCTGGCTGTCCATGGACAACCGGCTGGCTGCCGCGCAGCTGGCCACCATGCTGCTGGTGGTCGTGCTGATGCTGCTGCACCTGGAGCAGCGCGCCCAGCAGCGCATGCGCTTTGCCACCGGCGGCGGGCGGGCGGGCTCGGCCGAGGCGCAGCCGCTGGCGCTGCGGGGCGGGCGCCGCTGGCTGGCCTGGGCCGTCTGCGCCTTGCCAGTGCTCATGGGTTTTGTGGCCCCCGTGGCCTTCATGCTGCGGCCGCTGGCGGCCGACTGGTCGGCCCTG encodes the following:
- a CDS encoding ABC transporter permease → MRPISIAFRTVLLILFAGFLALPVLAVLASWLPWGQGDGQAGQILREMAATVLPRYAGTTLWLALLVAAGAAVVGTCTAAAVTLFDFPGRRTFEWLLLLPLAMPAYVTAYAYTDFLQFSGPLQVGLRSTFGLEGRVLPEIRSLGGAVWVFIFSLYPYVYLLARTALGERAAHLMEAARLLGAPLPRRIRAVALPLARPAVAAGVALVLMETLADFGVSSYFGIQTFTTGIYKAWLSMDNRLAAAQLATMLLVVVLMLLHLEQRAQQRMRFATGGGRAGSAEAQPLALRGGRRWLAWAVCALPVLMGFVAPVAFMLRPLAADWSALPWERFMEWAWHSVRLGGITATLAVLAALTLAFALRRRPDPVTRGVVRLASLGYAVPGAVIVVGLLLPVGWLQAAVPHWGVGALVTATSFGIVWAYLVRFCAVALQSVNSGYARIPASLDDSARMLGVGSVGLMSRVHWPLLKRSTAAAALLVFVDVMKELPATMVLRPFNSDTLAVVAYQLARDERLGEAALPSLALVAVGLVPVILLSRTLRSR